A window of Periplaneta americana isolate PAMFEO1 chromosome 7, P.americana_PAMFEO1_priV1, whole genome shotgun sequence contains these coding sequences:
- the LOC138703143 gene encoding uncharacterized protein translates to MPQTIPAPMSTPASKITASTAYAGMNKDACQQGNSMIGEQLRGYQQPSLLFNVVPTAEDTDMNTSKMEQFPSASATPPSKLGPGVAKRKLFSSPHFSSSPRSNKLKMATLKAKVKRLEKKLQCL, encoded by the exons ATGCCTCAAACAATTCCTGCTCCTATGAGTACTCCAGCTTCAAAGATTACTGCTTCGACGGCATATGCCGGGATGAATAAAGATGCATGCCAACAAG ggaacagtatgattggtgaacagctgaggggctatcagcaaccatcgctcctattcaatgtggttcccacagctgaag atactgacatgaatacatccaagatggaacagtttccttcagcttcagctacacctccttccaaacttg gtcctggtgttgcaaaacgaaaacttttctcgagtcctcacttctcatcttcacccaggagcaacaaactaaaaatggcaactctgaaagcaaaggtgaagagactggagaaaaaattgcagtgtctttaa